A single region of the Salvia miltiorrhiza cultivar Shanhuang (shh) chromosome 8, IMPLAD_Smil_shh, whole genome shotgun sequence genome encodes:
- the LOC130998252 gene encoding uncharacterized protein LOC130998252: MEDAPRGRGRGRGRGRGRGRGFIPEQPIPQVAPNRIAEEKFRKEKPPMFDGLGDPTDAEKWVRAVERIFRYIRCEDEDKIPCAAYQLVDEANFWWESVRLTMTEEQWENFSWEDFKNELYEKYIPGCYRQKKQNEFWNLKQRAGTVTEYDRAFNQLSRYAPLLVDTDEKRTEKFRNELRHEISISLASQGGLTYA, encoded by the coding sequence ATGGAAGATGCACCAAGAGGACGCGGTAGGGGAAGAGGACGTGGTCGCGGACGCggcaggggattcatccctgaGCAACCAATTCCACAAGTAGCACCGAATCGTATTGCTGAAGAAAAGTTTCGTAAGGAAAAACCTCCAATGTTTGATGGTCTGGGTGATCCCACAGACGCCGAGAAATGGGTCAGGGCAGTGGAGCGAATCTTCAGGTACATCCGTTGCGAAGATGAGGATAAAATACCTTGCGCAGCCTACCAACTGGTAGACGAAGCCAACTTTTGGTGGGAGTCGGTGAGGCTCACAATGACTGAGGAACAGTGGGAAAATTTCTcatgggaagattttaagaatgAGTTGTATGAGAAATACATACCAGGATGTTATAGACAGAAGAAACAGAATGAGTTCTGGAACTTGAAGCAGAGGGCTGGGACAGTGACTGAATACGACAGGGCTTTTAACCAACTGTCAAGATATGCTCCACTCTtagtggatactgatgagaagcgCACAGAGAAATTCAGGAACGAACTGCGCCACGAGATATCGATCTCCCTAGCAAGTCAGGGAGGTCTCACTTATGCATAA